CGGACGCATGGTTCCTGCAGAACTAGTTCCAAATGGTGATGTAGTCAGTGCCAGTGCAGTGGCAGCGGAACAGGGGCATCCGTCTGGGGATGCACCAGTGCCGCGCGCGCTGACAATTGAAGAAATAAACAGGATTATCAAAGACTTCGGTGAATCAGCCCGCCGTGCCATTGAAGCAGGCTTTGACGGTGTTGAAATACATGGTGCGAATACCTATTTAATTCAGCAATTCGTATCGCCTCATTCAAACCGGCGAGAAGATGAATTTGGAGGAAGCATTGAAAAAAGACTTGCTTTTCCTCTTGCAATTGTTGATGAGGTAAAAAAGACAGTTGATCAATATGGAACAAATGAATTTCTTGTGGGTTACCGTTTCTCACCTGAGGAGCCGGAAACACCAGGGATTACGATGGAAGATACGTTAGCGCTTGTTGATGCGCTTACTGAAAAAGACTTGGATTATCTTCATATCTCCCTGATGCAATATTGGTCAACTCCAAGACGGGGTATTGATGATACACGCTCCCGCCTGGAAATTATTCAAGAACGTGTTGACGGCAAGGTACCGCTGATTGGCGTTGGATCGATTTATACACCAGATGATGCCATCAAAGCAATGAGTACCGGAGTGCCGCTGATAGCACTTGGCCGCGAATTGATCATCGATCCTGATTGGGTGCAGAAAATTGCCGAAGGCCGGGAAAATGAAATTGAGACGAAACTCGATAAAAATGCCCAGTCCCGCCTGGTCGTGCCTGATCCTTTATGGCAGGCGATCATTCATACGCCTGGCTGGTTCCCTGTTAAAGACTGAAGATAAAAAGAAAATACATTGCTGATTAATTGGTTCTGATAAAGGTGCAAACCGTTAAATAACGAACCAAATAACATATTAATTAGAATAGGTGAATAGCAGGACTTTGTTGCTCAGCAAAGCCCTGCTATTCATTTTGTGCTGGATAAAAAGAAGGGAACTCTACATGGAGTTCCCACAGTTGCTCTATTAAAATCTCTTGTTCTGGAAGAACAAACACACCCTTGAAACGGCAGCCAAAGACATATCAAAAGGCGCTGCTAATTCTGAAACTGTTCTTTCTTTTAGGGCCATCATATGAACCATTTTTCTTCTTGCAGAATCAGCTAAAGCATGAAAAATTTCATTTAAATGATCATTTCAAGTAAAGTATAGCAGCTAATTCTTGTATACATCACTACAATCTTTCTATTATCTTCTGTTCTTTCTTAAATGTACTTAGACATTTTTTACATATACAATGTCTTCTTTTACTTTCTGCAGGAACTAATTCAAAGATTTCATTAGGAAACTTTTCTGCGCTGCACCAGCAGTTATCATTTTTTCCAGAACCTGTCATACACTCGTTCTCTTCTCCACATATTGGACAAAATTTATTAATCAATGACAACCCTTCCTCAGTTCTTCATATTTTATTATCTATCTCCCTGAATGGATGCAGATCATTCAAGTGCTATTGTGCAGGAACGTTGCTACAAAAATGCACTCTTTCATCCTAAGCTAAACGGGTGATTATTTATATAAGAAAAAAAACCTAAAATGATAATAAAAATTTTCCTGCCCCTTGAACCCTGCTTTGCAAAATTGGAATTTTTGGATACTCTGGTACTCATAGCGAGACTTTGCCCCTCACAAAGCAGGCTTACTCAATCGATAATAAGACAAAAAAACGGATACAAATTGTTGTGCAATTTAGTACCCGTTTTCTTCAATATTTTTGTTTTTTCTCCCTCAATACATAACAGTTAGATTAAGGTCATGAGGTTTTCAAGTTCTTTATCCTTCAATCAGCAATGATTCTGGATCTTCAAGCAAATCTTTGACAGTTGCGAGGAAGCTTACTGCTTCTTTGCCGTCTACGATACGATGATCGTATGAAAGCGCGATGTACATCATTGGACGGTTTTCCATTGTGTCTTTGTCAATCGCAATCGGACGAAGCTGAATTTTATGCATACCGAGAATTCCGACTTGCGGTCCGTTTAAGATTGGTGTTGACATAAGAGAACCGAACACACCGCCATTTGTGATCGTAAATGTACCGCCAGAAAGATCACCAATCGTTAATTTGTTGTTTTTCGCTTTTCCTGCAAGCTCGCCAATTGCTCCTTCGATTTGGGCAAATGATTTGCGGTCTGCATCACGTACAACTGGTACAACTAATCCTTCTGGAGCTGAAACGGCGATGCCGATATCATAAAACTTCTTAATAACAAGCTCATCACCCTGAATTTCAGCATTCAATAATGGGTATTTCTTAAGTGCTGCAATAACTGCTTTTGTGAAGAATGACATAAAGCCAAGGCGTACGTCATGCTGCTCAAAGAATTTATCTTTTCTGCGTTTACGGACATCCATAACCGCCGTCATGTCAACTTCATTAAATGTCGTAAGCATCGCAGCTGTTTGCTGTACCTCGACAAGGCGTTTAGCAATCGTTTGTCTGCGGCGCGACATGCGCTCGCGCTCAACTGGTTTGTCGAAAGAGTCAGAAGCCGGTTTTGCAGGTTTTGCTTCAGGCGCTTTTTGAGGAGCAGCTGGCTTTGAAGCGGGCGCGTTTGGAGAATAAGCTTCAACGTCATGCTTGCGCAATCTTCCAAGCGGATCTCCTGAAGGAACTTGAGTCAAATCAATTCCTTTTTCTCTTGCAAGCTTTCGCGCTGCCGGAGAAGCAATTGGACGCTGTGATTTGCTTTCAGTCTTTTCATGCTTTTCTTCTATAGGCGCAGAAGCTTTTGGCTGTTCTTCTTTAACCGGTTCTACTTTAACTTCCTCTGCTTGAGTGCCAACAGTTTCGCCGTTTTCATCAATCACAGCAATCACTTCGCCAACTTGAACCGTGTCACCGGAATCTTTGACAACATCCTTCAGCACACCAGAATAATCAGCTGTCAGTTCAACGTTTACTTTATCTGTTTCGAGCTCAACCAGATATTCCCCTTTTTCAACGTAGTCCCCTGGTTGTTTCAGCCATTGTGCGATAGTTCCTTCTGAGATGGATTCAGCTAATTCTGGTACGATTACTTGTGCCATGATCAAATTCTCCCTTCGTTTTTCCACGTCAATGCTTCTGTTACGATACGCTCTTGATCTTTTTTATGAACGTTTGGATCTCCCTCTGCTGTCGAAGATCTTCTTTTTCTTCCAATGTAATTCACTTTCACATGTTCCGGTGCTACTTCTCGGAGTTCTGGATCCATGTATGTCCATGCACCCATATTCATTGGCTCTTCCTGTACCCAGACGATTTCTTCCAGCGTCTCGTAGCGTCCAAGAATTGCTTTAATTTCCTTTTTAGGGAACGGATATAATTCTTCCACTCGTACAACGTGGATTTGATTTACATCTTCTTCTATTGATTTTAATTTATCTGTTAAATCAGTTGCGATTTTGCCGCTGCATAAGACAATGCGCTTTACATCTCCATGGTTCAGGCCAAGTCCAGGCTGTTCCACAACCGGACGGAATTCCCCTTCGCTCAGTTCTTCTATTGAAGAAATAGTTTGCGCGTTTCGAAGCAGACTCTTAGGTGTCATAATAACAAGCGGACGTACTTCCTCACGTTTCAGAAGCGCTGCCTGTCTTCTTAAAATATGAAAATACTGTGCAGCACTTGTTAAGTTTGCGACTGTCCAGTTGTTTTCTGCTGCAAGCTGCAGATATCTCTCAAGTCTTGCACTTGAATGCTCAGGTCCTTGTCCTTCATAACCATGAGGAAGAAGCATCACAAGCCCTGATTTTTGACCCCACTTCGCACGGCCTGCTGCGATGAATTGATCAAAGAATACTTGTGCAGCGTTTGCAAAGTCACCGTATTGAGCTTCCCACAGCACGAGTGTTTCAGGAGCAAATACGTTGTAGCCATATTCAAAGCCAAGTACTGACCCTTCTGATAATGGACTGTTATGAACGGCGAAAGACACATTTGATTTAGATAGTGTATGCAGCGGTGAGTAAACATTTCCTGTTTCACTATCGTGAAGCATTAAGTGTCTTTGAGAGAATGTGCCGCGTTCCGAATCCTGGCCCGACAGGCGAATTGGCGTGCCGTCTTCAAGGATAGTTGCGAAAGCAAGCGTTTCTGCTAATGCCCAGTCAGCTTTTTCTTCTCCAACAAAGATATTTGCGCGTCTTTCTAGAATTCTTTTCAATTTATCAAAAACATTGAAGCCCTCAGGCCATTTCACAAGCTCATCATTAATTCTTAAGAGAGACTCTTTATTTATGGCCGTTTTGATTTTCGGCAGTCCGTTGATAACGATTTCAGGAAGCTCTATGTCATGAACCTGAGTAACTTTTTTCGAAGGCACTTTTTGATATGCAGCGTCAAATTTGTCTAATGTCTGCTGATCAATTTCCGCAATTTTTTCTTTGCTTAAATATCCTGCCTCTTCAAGCTGTGCAGCATAGAGTGCACGGACTGTCGGATGCTTGCGGACTTTTTCATATAGTTGCGGCTGAGTCGTTGATGGCTCATCCATTTCATTGTGGCCAAAGCGTCGGTAGCCGATTAAATCAATCAAGAAGTCACGGTTAAAGAGCTTGCGGTACTCAATCGCAATCATCACTGCTGCAAGACACGCTTCTGGGTCGTCTGCATTTACATGAACGATCGGGATTTCATATCCTTTTGCAAGGTCACTTGCATATTTTGTAGAACGGGAGTCTCTGCTTTCAGTTGTAAACCCGATCATATTGTTGGCGATAATATGAATGGAACCGCCGGTCTGATAGCCTGTAAGTGAATTTAAGTTCAGAGTTTCTGCAACGATTCCCTCACCTGGGAACGCAGCATCACCGTGAATGATGATCGCCATTGATTCTTTTTCATCTTGTTTCGGATAGCCGATTGTCTGGCGATTATCCTGTGCAGCACGTGTGTAGCCCATGACAATCGGGTCTACGTATTCAAGGTGACTTGGGTTGTTTGCAAGAGTCAGCCGTGCACGTTTTGTGCTTTCGTCTGTAATCTGACGGTCTGCTCCAAGATGATATTTTACATCTCCGCTCCAGCCATAGTTAATGCCTACAGATCCTTCAGAGGGAACAAGCTCCTTGTTTGGAGAATGCTGGAATTCTGAGAAAATGATTTCATAAGGCTTTCCGAGAACATGTGCCAGCACATTTAAACGTCCTCTGTGAGCCATACCAATATTTACATTGTTTGTTCCTGCGTGAACAGCGTTTGAAATCAGTTCATCAAGCATTGGAACAAGCATGTCCAATCCTTCAATCGAGAAACGTTTTTGCCCTACAAACGTGCGGTGCAAAAATTTCTCAAAACCTTCCACTTCTGAAAGGCGGCGAAGAATAGCCGTGCGTTTTTCATTTGAATGACTTTTGAAGATTTCTCCGGATTCAACCATTTTCTTAAGCCAGTACTTTTCTTCAAAACGGTGTACGTGAGAGAATTCAAAAGCAATCGTTTTTGTATAAGCTTCTTTTAAATATTGAATGGCCTGTAATCCATTCGTTACTTCTTTAGGTGCATCCGCACATAAAATGGATGCCGGGATTTCTTCTAGGTCAGATTCTGTCAGCCCGTAATCCTTAAGCTGAAGAAACTCTTTTTGTTTAACACTTTCAAATGGATATATTGAAGCGTTTAAATGTCCATAAGTGCGGATATCTTCTGCAAGCTTGACTGCATAAGCAATCTTCTTCATTTTGTCCGCGCTTGTTGCGTTTTGAACAGACGATGCTGTGCCCGCTGATGTTTCATTGCTAACTTGTGTCTGCGGTACTGTGTCCCATCCATCAAACATTTCTCTTAATTCTTCATCAACCGATTCTGGATCCTGCTGATATTGATCAAACAGCTCCAGTACATAGCCAAGGTTCGGTCCATGAAAATCCTCAAGTCGAATCTTGCGCTTTGTTGTTGTTCCTGACATCTTACATAACCCCCAGCAATGGTAGTGAATCTGATTGAATTTTTTAAAAACAGATTCAAATGGATATTATTGTAATATACTATCCTATCTTTCTTAGAAAGATAGGTTTGGATTAAAACGCTTCCATTGTTATTTTAACATTCATTGCCCGTTTAATCAAAGGAGTATCACAAGAAAATTTTAAATAATACTGAAAAACAAAAATTAAAAGTGAATCTAAAAAACAAAAGATGCATTATATTCATTTTTCAAGAGGAAAATCAGCCTCTTTTTCTGCTGAGTCCGACATATTTTCTTGTTTTTCTTCTAAATTCTATGTATTTTGATAAAAAATGATCCGATTCATAAAAGGATCCTGAACGGTTAATTCATATGTGTTCCATGGATTCTTTTCAATTCCTGGATTTGAGAAAGAATATTCTTTAGATTTGAGTATACTATGATAATTTTGAAGATCTTTGCACTGAATTCTGACGGCTGCCCCCGGCGAGCAATCTCCGTGATGCTGGAAAGATGAATCTGCACGGCTTGGTTTGAAATTTGAAAATACAGTGGATATTCCGGTTCAAACCGGTGCTCCCATTCAAGTCTAAATCCTAAGTAGTCCAGGTAAAACTCCTTTGCTTTCCGTTCATCAAATATACTCAGAATTGGAATAACGGATTTCATTTTTATCTCCCTCTATTTATATAGTAGCAAATGAGAGAATGCGTTACAAAAAGAGTGCCTTTAATAAAGGCACTCTTACGAATGGATGCTTTTCTGCAGCAGTTTTTTCAGGATTGGAAACAGCACTTCAGGGAGCTTCTCAATGTCAGGAACAACAATGCTGAATTTGCCGTAAATGTTTTGAATCGTTTTTTGCTGTCCTTCGTCAATTTCTCCATTTGCGAGAAAAATATTGATCACTTCAATTCCCCGTTTTCTTGCTTCAAGTACGGCCTCGTGTGTGTCAATTATGCCATTTTGCTCGTATCCTGTTGCTGCTGGCTCTCCATCTGAGAAGACCAGCATAAACTTCTGATTTTCACTGCGGTTTAAAAGCTGCTTTGTCATATGACGAATAGCATAGCCGTCGCGATTATCTTCTTCCGGTTCAAGCTGCAGTATTTCAGGCCCTCGTTTTTTCTGCAGAGAGGACCCAAAATCAATGACCGTTTTAAAATGGTTTGGCTGTTTCGTTTCAGTGGCTTCATTCGTATCTTCCCAAAATCCGACGACCTGGTGGACAACGGAAACAGATTTCAACGTTTCATGAAACAACGTGATGCCAAGCTTTGTCTGCTCCATCTTATCGTACATTGAAGCCGAGCAATCGACAAGCAGGCAAAACGCAGCATCTATTTTAGCAGACGGCTGATTTTTTTTATAAAATAAACGCGGATTCTCATCTGTAAGGAGCTTCAGCAGTTTTTTGCTTAAGCGTCCGGTATGGAGATCGCTTCTTGGTGAAATTTTTTTATGCTCAAGCGTTTTTTCAATCATTTGCTTTAGCTTTTTTTGAAATGGAACGATGGTTTCTTTTTTTACAAAGTATGCTGCTTGATCCGATGCACTTGGCTTTTCGGGTGATACAAAGACAGGATAGGCAAATTTATTTTCTTTGCCGAATGCCTCACTGTCCCCGCGCTCTTGTTTGTTTTCAGTGTTTTCCATCGCTTCAAGCTTAGAATAATCATTTCTTGCTGTTTTCTTGGAGGATCCCTGTACCATTCCGAGCGCCTGATCGCCGTCATCGCCTTCTCTGACACCTTCTCCGAGAAGGTCTGTTTTGCTTCCCTGCTCAAGGTCAAATTGAAGAAAGCTCTTTGTCGCTTCACTTGTTTCCCTGTGCCAGGTCGGCAGTTTGTCCTCGTGTATGTCTTCATCATCTTCTTTTTTCCGCTCAAGAATATCATCGTTTTTCAGCTTTGATTTTCGTTTCAGATCATCAAAGGTTAAACCCG
The window above is part of the Metabacillus dongyingensis genome. Proteins encoded here:
- a CDS encoding vWA domain-containing protein translates to MKYIKFNDKRVDSFLFMELSDLAKTLTKKDETEVEFAVQSYYDPFIQKVYISHFWDNRPRRDMVNGLKSDVFLRSIGSYKYTDFLAVDAFLSHVQKLAVSSFAKQLFVMLEDLRLEEHCKHERPGTTKVFAARRSMYRRFFKSQLTINQERSIYTDALFNAFYLKATSDSPLEEFPALTNSIDLAVPFIQSELLKLYEARNTDDIGKIVLNISEVLEDIVPNDMLNMYFHLPLLNYSEAESGLTFDDLKRKSKLKNDDILERKKEDDEDIHEDKLPTWHRETSEATKSFLQFDLEQGSKTDLLGEGVREGDDGDQALGMVQGSSKKTARNDYSKLEAMENTENKQERGDSEAFGKENKFAYPVFVSPEKPSASDQAAYFVKKETIVPFQKKLKQMIEKTLEHKKISPRSDLHTGRLSKKLLKLLTDENPRLFYKKNQPSAKIDAAFCLLVDCSASMYDKMEQTKLGITLFHETLKSVSVVHQVVGFWEDTNEATETKQPNHFKTVIDFGSSLQKKRGPEILQLEPEEDNRDGYAIRHMTKQLLNRSENQKFMLVFSDGEPAATGYEQNGIIDTHEAVLEARKRGIEVINIFLANGEIDEGQQKTIQNIYGKFSIVVPDIEKLPEVLFPILKKLLQKSIHS
- a CDS encoding cysteine-rich CWC family protein, which produces MSLINKFCPICGEENECMTGSGKNDNCWCSAEKFPNEIFELVPAESKRRHCICKKCLSTFKKEQKIIERL
- the sucA gene encoding 2-oxoglutarate dehydrogenase E1 component, with product MSGTTTKRKIRLEDFHGPNLGYVLELFDQYQQDPESVDEELREMFDGWDTVPQTQVSNETSAGTASSVQNATSADKMKKIAYAVKLAEDIRTYGHLNASIYPFESVKQKEFLQLKDYGLTESDLEEIPASILCADAPKEVTNGLQAIQYLKEAYTKTIAFEFSHVHRFEEKYWLKKMVESGEIFKSHSNEKRTAILRRLSEVEGFEKFLHRTFVGQKRFSIEGLDMLVPMLDELISNAVHAGTNNVNIGMAHRGRLNVLAHVLGKPYEIIFSEFQHSPNKELVPSEGSVGINYGWSGDVKYHLGADRQITDESTKRARLTLANNPSHLEYVDPIVMGYTRAAQDNRQTIGYPKQDEKESMAIIIHGDAAFPGEGIVAETLNLNSLTGYQTGGSIHIIANNMIGFTTESRDSRSTKYASDLAKGYEIPIVHVNADDPEACLAAVMIAIEYRKLFNRDFLIDLIGYRRFGHNEMDEPSTTQPQLYEKVRKHPTVRALYAAQLEEAGYLSKEKIAEIDQQTLDKFDAAYQKVPSKKVTQVHDIELPEIVINGLPKIKTAINKESLLRINDELVKWPEGFNVFDKLKRILERRANIFVGEEKADWALAETLAFATILEDGTPIRLSGQDSERGTFSQRHLMLHDSETGNVYSPLHTLSKSNVSFAVHNSPLSEGSVLGFEYGYNVFAPETLVLWEAQYGDFANAAQVFFDQFIAAGRAKWGQKSGLVMLLPHGYEGQGPEHSSARLERYLQLAAENNWTVANLTSAAQYFHILRRQAALLKREEVRPLVIMTPKSLLRNAQTISSIEELSEGEFRPVVEQPGLGLNHGDVKRIVLCSGKIATDLTDKLKSIEEDVNQIHVVRVEELYPFPKKEIKAILGRYETLEEIVWVQEEPMNMGAWTYMDPELREVAPEHVKVNYIGRKRRSSTAEGDPNVHKKDQERIVTEALTWKNEGRI
- a CDS encoding ArsR family transcriptional regulator; this translates as MFHALADSARRKMVHMMALKERTVSELAAPFDMSLAAVSRVCLFFQNKRF
- a CDS encoding NADH-dependent flavin oxidoreductase; translated protein: MNSNYKPLFQPFEFKNGIQLKNRVVMAPMTNFSSNDDGTVTEAETAYYSRRASGAGMVITACAYVAPSGKGFPGEFGSDTDEMIPSLRKLSSAIKDKGAKAILQIFHGGRMVPAELVPNGDVVSASAVAAEQGHPSGDAPVPRALTIEEINRIIKDFGESARRAIEAGFDGVEIHGANTYLIQQFVSPHSNRREDEFGGSIEKRLAFPLAIVDEVKKTVDQYGTNEFLVGYRFSPEEPETPGITMEDTLALVDALTEKDLDYLHISLMQYWSTPRRGIDDTRSRLEIIQERVDGKVPLIGVGSIYTPDDAIKAMSTGVPLIALGRELIIDPDWVQKIAEGRENEIETKLDKNAQSRLVVPDPLWQAIIHTPGWFPVKD
- the odhB gene encoding 2-oxoglutarate dehydrogenase complex dihydrolipoyllysine-residue succinyltransferase, encoding MAQVIVPELAESISEGTIAQWLKQPGDYVEKGEYLVELETDKVNVELTADYSGVLKDVVKDSGDTVQVGEVIAVIDENGETVGTQAEEVKVEPVKEEQPKASAPIEEKHEKTESKSQRPIASPAARKLAREKGIDLTQVPSGDPLGRLRKHDVEAYSPNAPASKPAAPQKAPEAKPAKPASDSFDKPVERERMSRRRQTIAKRLVEVQQTAAMLTTFNEVDMTAVMDVRKRRKDKFFEQHDVRLGFMSFFTKAVIAALKKYPLLNAEIQGDELVIKKFYDIGIAVSAPEGLVVPVVRDADRKSFAQIEGAIGELAGKAKNNKLTIGDLSGGTFTITNGGVFGSLMSTPILNGPQVGILGMHKIQLRPIAIDKDTMENRPMMYIALSYDHRIVDGKEAVSFLATVKDLLEDPESLLIEG